One part of the Muntiacus reevesi chromosome 18, mMunRee1.1, whole genome shotgun sequence genome encodes these proteins:
- the YWHAE gene encoding 14-3-3 protein epsilon isoform X2 has protein sequence MDDREDLVYQAKLAEQAERYDEMVESMKKVAGMDVELTVEERNLLSVAYKNVIGARRASWRIISSIEQKEENKGGEDKLKMIREYRQMVETELKLICCDILDVLDKHLIPAANTGESKVFYYKMKGDYHRYLAEFATGNDRKEAAENSLVAYKAASDIAMTELPPTHPIRLGLALNFSVFYYEILNSPDRACRLAKAAFDDAIAELDTLSEESYKDSTLIMQLLRDNLTLWTSDMQGDDS, from the exons AAATGGTGGAGTCAATGAAGAAAGTAGCAGGGATGGATGTGGAGTTGACAGTTGAAGAAAGAAACCTCCTATCTGTTGCATATAAAAATGTGATTGGCGCTAGAAGAGCTTCCTGGAGAATAATCAGCAGCATTGAACAGAAAGAGGAGAACAAGGGAGGCGAGGACAAGCTAAAGATGATTCGGGAATATCGGCAAATG gttgagACTGAGCTAAAGTTAATCTGTTGTGACATTCTGGATGTACTGGACAAACACCTCATTCCAGCAGCTAACACTGGCGAGTCCAAGGTTTTCTATTATAAAAT gaAAGGGGACTACCACAGGTATCTGGCTGAATTTGCCACAGGGAATGACAGGAAGGAGGCTGCGGAGAACAGCCTAGTGGCTTATAAGGCTGCTAGTGATATTGCAATGACAGAACTTCCACCAACACATCCCATCCGCTTAGGTCTtgctctcaatttttctgtattctACTATGAAATTCTAAATTCCCCCGACCGTGCCTGCAG GTTGGCAAAAGCAGCTTTTGATGATGCAATTGCAGAACTGGACACGCTGAGTGAAGAAAGCTATAAGGACTCTACACTTATCATGCAGTTGTTACGTGATAATCTGACACTATGGACTTCAGACATGCAGGGTGATG ATTCCTAA
- the YWHAE gene encoding 14-3-3 protein epsilon isoform X1, translating into MDDREDLVYQAKLAEQAERYDEMVESMKKVAGMDVELTVEERNLLSVAYKNVIGARRASWRIISSIEQKEENKGGEDKLKMIREYRQMVETELKLICCDILDVLDKHLIPAANTGESKVFYYKMKGDYHRYLAEFATGNDRKEAAENSLVAYKAASDIAMTELPPTHPIRLGLALNFSVFYYEILNSPDRACRLAKAAFDDAIAELDTLSEESYKDSTLIMQLLRDNLTLWTSDMQGDGEEQNKEALQDVEDENQ; encoded by the exons AAATGGTGGAGTCAATGAAGAAAGTAGCAGGGATGGATGTGGAGTTGACAGTTGAAGAAAGAAACCTCCTATCTGTTGCATATAAAAATGTGATTGGCGCTAGAAGAGCTTCCTGGAGAATAATCAGCAGCATTGAACAGAAAGAGGAGAACAAGGGAGGCGAGGACAAGCTAAAGATGATTCGGGAATATCGGCAAATG gttgagACTGAGCTAAAGTTAATCTGTTGTGACATTCTGGATGTACTGGACAAACACCTCATTCCAGCAGCTAACACTGGCGAGTCCAAGGTTTTCTATTATAAAAT gaAAGGGGACTACCACAGGTATCTGGCTGAATTTGCCACAGGGAATGACAGGAAGGAGGCTGCGGAGAACAGCCTAGTGGCTTATAAGGCTGCTAGTGATATTGCAATGACAGAACTTCCACCAACACATCCCATCCGCTTAGGTCTtgctctcaatttttctgtattctACTATGAAATTCTAAATTCCCCCGACCGTGCCTGCAG GTTGGCAAAAGCAGCTTTTGATGATGCAATTGCAGAACTGGACACGCTGAGTGAAGAAAGCTATAAGGACTCTACACTTATCATGCAGTTGTTACGTGATAATCTGACACTATGGACTTCAGACATGCAGGGTGATG gtgaagagcagaataaagaagcGCTGCAGGATGTGGAAGATGAAAATCAGTGA